Proteins co-encoded in one Plasmodium berghei ANKA genome assembly, chromosome: 11 genomic window:
- a CDS encoding ATP synthase-associated protein, putative has product MNVSRILLNNSKILKRNVEFKEIFTPRWFLESPNYSRMPLWRRFFEGQYTNGSFLFFGNAWTSMFAFAFFLWYSRIFDPPPLERVDRYWLNSPKFRILSAFYNEGKRPGVKISLMTYEARYFYRGIDHPFTINEIKDLWFKLKENYLIESIPAIQYPHVFRQYNKVSTPADLHVHLH; this is encoded by the coding sequence ATGAATGTTTCAAGAATTTTGCTAAATAAcagtaaaatattaaaaagaaatgttgagtttaaagaaatatttacacCAAGATGGTTTTTAGAGTCCCCTAATTACAGTCGTATGCCATTATGGCGACGATTTTTTGAAGGTCAATATACAAATGGCtcattcttattttttggtAATGCTTGGACATCGATGTTTGCctttgctttttttttatggtATTCTAGAATATTTGATCCCCCACCCTTAGAAAGAGTAGATAGATACTGGTTAAACTCCCCAAAGTTTCGAATATTATCAGCTTTTTATAATGAAGGCAAAAGACCCGGTGTTAAAATTTCTTTGATGACATATGAAGCtagatatttttatagaGGTATTGATCACCCTTTTACtattaatgaaattaaaGATTTATGGTTTAagttaaaagaaaattactTAATAGAAAGCATTCCAGCTATTCAATATCCTCATGTTTTCAGGCAATACAACAAAGTTTCAACACCTGCAGATTTACATGTACACCTTCATTAG
- a CDS encoding RNA-binding protein, putative: MDTDKKFVTQNDNSSSNKENKSSPQKPHLRKAAGIVWKDSSLDEWPENDFRIFCGNLGNEVTTDILANAFRKYKSFNMAKVIREKRNNKTKGYGFVSLSDPQDMLDALKNMNNTFIGNRPVTIKRSRWKDREIDSKKNKDFDDFIKNPYAPTKKFRKFKKFAKRDNTEVHDRLISKNTQG, translated from the exons atgGATACGGACAAAAAATTTGTAACGCAAAATGATAATTCATCttcaaataaagaaaataaatctTCCCCTCAAAAg CCACATTTAAGGAAAGCAGCAGGAATTGTATGGAAAGATTCATCACTTGATGAATGGCCAGAAAATGATTTTCGAATTTTTTGTGGGAATTTAGGAAATGAAGTGACAACCGACATTTTAGCAAATGCctttagaaaatataaatcatttAATATGGCAAAA GTAATACGAGAAAagagaaataataaaacgaAGGGTTACGGATTTGTATCTCTATCAGATCCACAAGATATGCTAGACgccttaaaaaatatgaataatacatttattgGGAATAGACCAGTAACTATTAAAAGAAGTCGATGGAAAGATAGGGAAATCGACTCGAAGAAAAACAAAGATTTTGATGACTTTATAAAGAATCCATATGCTCCCACTAAAAAATTTAGGaagtttaaaaaatttgcCAAACGGGATAATACAG AGGTTCATGATAGATTGATAAGTAAAAATACACAAGgatga
- a CDS encoding ER membrane protein complex subunit 3, putative, which yields MDALVLDERIRVHALLPIFIIVLLVCIIKSNLGQMPPPPLKMDIEKMRQNNFLSRFTQLKTNSGFISPLAFLNRRYFYNKPQIGFFNEVPEQINPLDSFLKQDTSDLFGMMKNQIPFLILQLGLGFLINMFFSGYLVAKIPFPLTYKFKSTLQMGMDIELLDMKFVSSLSWYFLVMFCSSGLISIVDYFFLQDNDRSKNSPIDNLMSSQNPLKQPVNATSAADITNIYEKKKEELNTMRYKFLLENIEYHLIENWE from the exons ATGGATGCACTTGTGCTGGACGAAAGGATAAGGGTACATGCCTTACTtcctatatttataattgtGCTTTTAGtttgtataataaaaagtaatTTAGGGCAAATGCCACCCCCCCCCTTAAAAATGGACATTGAGAAAATGAGGCAAAA TAATTTCTTGTCGCGATTTACGCAATTGAAAACCAATTCTGGATTTATCAGTCCATTAGCATTTTTAAATAGACGATACTTTTATAACAAGCCTCAAATTGGTTTCTTCAACGAAGTGCCTGAACAAATTAATCCACTTGActcatttttaaaacaagACACATCAGATTTATTTGGAATGATGAAAAATCAAATTCCCTTTTTAATCTTACAGCTGGGATTAGgttttttgataaatatgtttttttcgGGATATTTAGTAG cCAAGATACCCTTTCCCTtaacatataaatttaaatcaaCTTTACAAATGGGGATGGACATTGAGTTATTAGACATGAAATTTGTATCATCCTTGTCATG GTATTTTCTTGTTATGTTTTGTTCAAGTGGCTTGATAAGCATTgttgattattttttccttcaag ACAATGATAGAAGCAAAAATAGTCCAATTGACAATTTGATGTCTAGCCAAAACCCATTAAAAC AGCCTGTTAATGCTACTAGTGCAGCAGACAtcacaaatatttatgagaaaaaaaaggaagaaTTGAATACAATG agatacaaatttttattagaaaatattgaaTATCACCTTATAGAAAATTGggaataa